In Mangifera indica cultivar Alphonso chromosome 1, CATAS_Mindica_2.1, whole genome shotgun sequence, a single genomic region encodes these proteins:
- the LOC123218069 gene encoding glycine-rich domain-containing protein 1-like, translating into MEMEKQQELEWLEAQKIGISVDLVAAAKRQLQFLAAVDKNRCLYEGPALQRAIYRYNACWLPLLAKHSESQISEGFLVVPLDCEWIWHCHRLNPVRYKTDCEELYGRILDNFNVVSSIQGSCKKGTEELWNRLYPDEPYDLDLTKAFLGDSSPELSRLEKYTKYDLFSAVSRQRPFFYQVSRSHVNNDIFLEEAVARYKGFLYLIKRNKERSIRHFCVPTYDIDLIWHTHQLHPVSYCMDVSAVLGKVLEHDDMDQDRTKGKKLDTGFSGTTKQWEETYGLTYWKAGAMYRGVAPSALTTVPFSSNTVNMEVIPSKAYKKIINLPEVKVMEVLLEIVAVKNLPEGHKGSLFVLFSKSQPDAFFNVKRKLTILSQSGVKQVASFQCEPTGELLFELASHSTSKLPVVGASKTMGTTSLSLQNFLDPVSKLGVEKWFDLMPSSGTMSSKPVSLRISVSFTLPTLAPHVLHMVRSRPLSKSSCFFPITGRVQHPKSWACVIDETNSEVIRLHMRDTKIEKAKDSCTGRKQVISITESGETHTLAEMVENGWSFMDSLSCLQLKKKSSEEYHHILELRGRRMIKFFQGRKLDYEPKYSEKKRTEEDFLTAVEFSAEDPYGKAIALLELKTGVIKVKEEWFVLPAIISAFILYNTLKKRGFDDFLTNNENLVVNCETECVNGLHEGVQTNMTTSVETEAKLNMDEANNEHTGGCGGGCGSMVNSSGCGGGCGSGCGGGCGGEYGNMKKSSGCGSGCGGDCGGEYGNMKKSSGCGSGCGGDCGGEYGNMKKSSGCGSGCGGGCGGEYGNMKKSSGCGSGCGGDCGGEYGNMKKSSGCGSGCGGDCGGEYGNMKKSSGCGSGCGGDCGGEYGNMKKSSGCGSGCGGGCGGEYGNMKKSSGCGSGCGGDCGGEYGNMKKSSGCGSGCGGDCGGEYGNMKKSSGCGSGCGGGCGGEYGNMKKSSGCGGGCGGGCGNMMKSGDGDEQLNNTPIYTNEAVAA; encoded by the exons ATGGAGATGGAGAAGCAACAAGAGTTAGAGTGGCTTGAAGCGCAAAAGATTGGGATAAGTGTAGATCTTGTGGCTGCAGCCAAACGCCAGCTTCAGTTTCTCGCTGCTGTTGATAAGAACCGTTGCCTCTATGAAGGCCCTGCCCTCCAGAGGGCCATTTATCG GTACAATGCCTGTTGGCTTCCATTGCTTGCCAAACACTCTGAATCACAAATTTCTGAAGGTTTTCTTGTTGTTCCTCTTGATTGTGAATGGATTTGGCACTGTCACAGACTCAATCCT GTAAGGTACAAAACTGATTGTGAGGAGCTATATGGGAGGATCCTTGACAACTTCAATGTTGTATCTTCCATTCAAGGTAGTTGTAAGAAAGGAACTGAAGAATTGTGGAATAGGCTGTATCCAGATGAGCCCTATGACTTGGACTTGACAAAAGCATTCTTGGGGGATTCCTCACCTGAACTTTCCAGACTTGAAAAGTACACAAAATATGATCTATTTTCAGCTGTCAGTAGACAGAGGCCTTTCTTTTATCAG GTATCCAGATCCCATGTGAATAATGATATCTTTCTTGAAGAAGCAGTGGCCAGATATAAGGGATTTCTGTATCTTATTAAGAGAAACAAGGAGAGATCAATCAGACACTTTTGTGTTCCAACTTATGACATTGATCTTATTTGGCATACGCACCAGTTGCATCCTGTTTCGTACTGTATGGATGTGAGTGCAGTGCTTGGCAAGGTATTGGAGCATGATGACATGGACCAAGATAGAACTAAAGGGAAGAAGCTTGATACTGGGTTTTCTGGAACTACTAAGCAGTGGGAAGAGACATATGGTTTAACGTATTGGAAAGCGGGGGCAATGTATAGAGGTGTTGCCCCTTCTGCACTCACAACAGTTCCCTTCTCATCTAACACTGTCAACATGGAGGTAATTCCATCAAAAGCGTACAAGAAGATAATCAATCTTCCAGAGGTGAAGGTCATGGAG GTCCTTCTGGAGATTGTTGCGGTCAAAAACTTACCCGAGGGTCACAAGGGAAgcctttttgttttgtttagcAAATCACAGCCTGATGCTTTCTTTAATGTCAAGCGGAAACTCACTATTTTGTCTCAGTCTGGGGTGAAACAAGTTGCTTCTTTCCAGTGTGAACCTACAGGAGAACTTTTGTTCGaacttgcatcacattcaacTTCTAAGTTACCTGTAGTAGGGGCATCAAAAACTATGGGTACTACTTCACTCTCTCTGCAAAACTTCCTGGATCCAGTATCTAAACTTGGAGTGGAGAAATGGTTTGACCTAATGCCCAGTTCTGGAACCATGAGCTCAAAGCCAGTCAGTCTGCGTATTTCTGTCTCATTCACTCTCCCAACCCTGGCACCTCATGTGCTTCACATGGTTCGTTCCAGGCCATTATCGAAGAGTTCTTGCTTTTTCCCTATTACTGGAAGGGTTCAGCATCCAAAGAGCTGGGCCTGTGTCATTGATGAGACTAACTCTGAGGTGATCAGACTTCATATGAG GGACACCAAGATCGAGAAGGCAAAAGATAGCTGCACTGGAAGAAAGCAAGTCATCAGCATCACAGAGTCAGGGGAAACACATACTCTTGCAGAGATGGTTGAGAATGGGTGGTCTTTTATGGATTCTCTCAGCTGTCTTCAGCTTAAAAAGAAATCCAGTGAAGAATATCATCATATCCTTGAGCTCAGAGGCAGGAGAATG ATAAAATTTTTCCAGGGTAGAAAGCTGGACTATGAACCTAAATATTCTGAGAAGAAGAGAACTGAAGAAGATTTTTTGACTGCAGTTGAATTTTCTGCGGAAGATCCATATGGCAAAGCAATTGCATTGCTTGAGCTGAAAACTGGAGTCATCAAG GTAAAGGAAGAATGGTTTGTGTTGCCTGCAATCATATCAGCTTTTATACTTTATAATACTCTGAAGAAGAGAGGATTTGATGATTTCCTAactaataatgaaaatttggtGGTGAATTGTGAAACTGAGTGTGTCAATGGTCTCCATGAGGGTGTGCAAACCAACATGACAACGTCTGTTGAAACTGAAGCAAAGTTAAACATGGATGAGGCTAATAATGAGCATACTGGTGGATGTGGTGGAGGGTGTGGAAGCATGGTGAACAGTAGTGGCTGTGGAGGTGGCTGTGGCAGCGGCTGTGGAGGTGGTTGTGGTGGGGAATACGGAAACATGAAGAAGAGTAGTGGCTGTGGCAGCGGCTGTGGAGGTGATTGTGGTGGGGAATACGGAAACATGAAGAAGAGTAGTGGCTGTGGCAGCGGCTGTGGAGGTGATTGTGGTGGGGAATACGGAAACATGAAGAAGAGTAGTGGCTGTGGCAGCGGCTGTGGAGGTGGTTGTGGTGGGGAATACGGAAACATGAAGAAGAGTAGTGGCTGTGGCAGCGGCTGTGGAGGTGATTGTGGTGGAGAATACGGAAACATGAAGAAGAGTAGTGGCTGTGGCAGCGGCTGTGGAGGTGATTGTGGTGGGGAATACGGAAACATGAAGAAGAGTAGTGGCTGTGGCAGCGGCTGTGGAGGTGATTGTGGTGGGGAATACGGAAACATGAAGAAGAGTAGTGGCTGTGGCAGCGGCTGTGGAGGTGGTTGTGGTGGGGAATACGGAAACATGAAGAAGAGTAGTGGCTGTGGCAGCGGCTGTGGAGGTGATTGTGGTGGAGAATACGGAAACATGAAGAAGAGTAGTGGCTGTGGCAGCGGCTGTGGAGGTGATTGTGGTGGGGAATACGGAAACATGAAGAAGAGTAGTGGCTGTGGCAGCGGCTGTGGAGGTGGTTGTGGTGGGGAATACGGAAACATGAAGAAGAGTAGTGGCTGTGGAGGTGGTTGTGGTGGGGGCTGTGGAAACATGATGAAGAGTGGAGATGGAGATGAACAGCTAAACAACACACCTATCTACACAAATGAGGCAGTAGCTGCTTGA